In the Anastrepha obliqua isolate idAnaObli1 chromosome 1, idAnaObli1_1.0, whole genome shotgun sequence genome, one interval contains:
- the LOC129236473 gene encoding protein tramtrack, beta isoform isoform X2, with product MKMASQRFCLRWNNHQSNLLSVFDQLLHAETFTDVTLAVDGQYLKAHKMVLSACSPYFNALFVNHPEKHPIVILKDVPYSDMKSLLDFMYRGEVSVDQERLTAFLRVAESLRIKGLTEVNDDKPSPVAPTPPPPQLQRIQPYLVQQQQQQHQRSKSQNSLLAGSSAGAGGLASAAALAGGQHAQQQSLLSSALASMPKRKRGRPRKLSGSSNGTGNDYDEFEREGMMNDSEMGDCKMGDSYSGNDDGSDDNQRDGGDMRDPSESRDSASHSKKFKSKDNKSKQNDNDNSTSDGNDSDCDDQMDTSYMEPQLMLDEYDEPVEFKFDPNATSSPSQQNSANALAAQAQQQVERQLLLAQQKKQQLLEAAAATAAAMKMSAEAGASGMPGAVTLLNSMVSIPKLTPIGKVSKVKVNKRTKLKQNGVSSGSGNIPGTDSKNYPSDYMDMFNVNYIAANANAAQTPTQSNKLKGALSGNTTTTTTPTVSSPSAKTKLNTSGGALPEGEAEGSVRDYCTKEGEHTYRCKVCSRVYTHISNFCRHYVTSHKRNVKVYPCPFCYKEFTRKDNMTAHVKIIHKIENPSTALANASAVVAAAAAAGAATASAPQSAAVSAASTPTPPDLATQCSNHSAAGVSTAIASAASSTSSSSTSSTASLALGAGRLPETAAAQ from the exons ATGAAGATGGCATCCCAAAGATTTTGTCTACGATGGAATAACCATCAAAGCAATTTACTATCTGTATTCGACCAGCTTCTGCACGCTGAAACGTTTACGGATGTCACGCTGGCCGTGGATGGGCAATATTTGAAAGCACACAAG ATGGTTCTCTCCGCCTGCAGTCCCTATTTCAATGCGCTCTTTGTTAATCATCCTGAGAAGCATCCCATTGTCATTTTGAAGGATGTCCCATATTCTGATATGAAATCTCTTCTTGATTTTATGTATCGCGGCGAAGTTTCTGTCGATCAGGAACGTCTTACCGCCTTCTTGCGCGTTGCGGAATCATTACGCATCAAAGGTTTAACCGAAGTGAATGATGATAAACCATCGCCTGTCGCACCgacgccaccaccaccacagcTCCAACGTATCCAACCATACTTggtgcaacaacagcagcagcaacatcaaCGCAGCAAATCACAAAATAGCCTATTGGCTGGCTCAAGCGCTGGTGCTGGTGGTTTAGCTAGTGCCGCTGCTTTGGCCGGCGGCCAACATGCACAACAACAATCGCTTTTGAGCTCAGCGCTCGCCTCAATGCCGAAACGAAAACGTGGCAGGCCACGAAAATTGTCGGGCAGCTCGAATGGCACCGGCAATGATTATGATGAATTCGAACGTGAAGGCATGATGAAT GACTCCGAAATGGGCGATTGCAAAATGGGGGACTCGTATAGTGGCAATGATGATGGTTCGGATGATAATCAACGCGATGGTGGCGATATGCGCGATCCGAGT gAGAGCCGAGATTCTGCTTCCCACAGCAAGAAATTCAAATCAAAAGACAATAAATCCAAGCAAAATGACAATGACAACAGCACATCGG ATGGCAATGATAGCGACTGCGATGATCAAATGGACACCTCGTACATGGAACCACAACTGATGCTGGACGAATACGACGAGCCTGTTGAGTTCAAATTCGATCCGAATGCCACCAGCTCACCTTCGCAACAAAATTCCGCCAACGCCTTAGCCGCCCAAGCACAACAACAAGTGGAACGACAACTGCTGCTTGCTcaacaaaagaaacaacaactgTTGGAAGCTGCTGCCGCTACGGCTGCTGCCATGAAAATGTCAGCGGAAGCTGGCGCCAGCGGCATGCCAGGTGCTGTGACGCTACTCAACTCGATGGTTAGCATACCGAAACTGACACCCATCGGCAAAGTGTCTAAGGTGAAAGTAAATAAGCGtaccaaattaaagcaaaatggCGTTAGCAGTGGCAGTGGCAATATCCCTGGCACCGACAGCaag AACTACCCCAGCGATTATATGGATATGTTCAACGTCAATTACATTGCCGCCAATGCGAACGCAGCCCAAACACCCACACAATCAAATAAGCTGAAGGGCGCTTTAAGTGGTAATacaaccaccaccaccacccccACAGTTTCTTCACCTTCGGCCAAAACCAAATTGAACACGTCGGGTGGCGCCCTACCCGAAGGCGAAGCGGAGGGTTCCGTCCGAGACTATTGTACCAAAGAGGGTGAGCATACGTATCGCTGTAAGGTGTGCTCGCGCGTCTACACACACATTAGCAATTTCTGCCGCCACTATGTGACATCACACAAACGCAATGTGAAAGTGTATCCCTGTCCCTTCTGCTACAAGGAATTTACGCGCAAAGACAATATGACGGCGCACGTGAAGATCATACACAAAATCGAGAATCCCTCAACAGCGCTGGCCAACGCATCCGCAGTTGTGGCAGCAGCGGCTGCGGCGGGCGCAGCCACTGCGTCAGCACCCCAATCGGCAGCAGTGTCGGCAGCGTCCACACCCACACCACCCGATTTGGCGACACAGTGCTCAAATCACTCCGCGGCTGGTGTGTCAACAGCGATAGCATCGGCGGCATCGTCAACCTCATCCTCGTCGACGTCATCGACAGCATCGCTGGCGTTAGGAGCGGGGCGTTTGCCCGAAACGGCAGCAGCGCAATAA
- the LOC129236473 gene encoding protein tramtrack, alpha isoform isoform X1 produces the protein MKMASQRFCLRWNNHQSNLLSVFDQLLHAETFTDVTLAVDGQYLKAHKMVLSACSPYFNALFVNHPEKHPIVILKDVPYSDMKSLLDFMYRGEVSVDQERLTAFLRVAESLRIKGLTEVNDDKPSPVAPTPPPPQLQRIQPYLVQQQQQQHQRSKSQNSLLAGSSAGAGGLASAAALAGGQHAQQQSLLSSALASMPKRKRGRPRKLSGSSNGTGNDYDEFEREGMMNDSEMGDCKMGDSYSGNDDGSDDNQRDGGDMRDPSESRDSASHSKKFKSKDNKSKQNDNDNSTSVQLINTSPELSQRLFGLIKPAATVQPQQQSQNDPQSGPTQTSLLQFNEQQDVTAHLPTALGLKVRSSLQLTAQPQQQQQQQQQQQQNITKNTNSLLKQQLRAGLKEIPNNNTTTIEPMPSSNTDFSCSALQSLASVAERQTPNAIQPPSANNLHHQFLLHMAANPMLKPSADFFRQQQHQAQQQQQPQEQLSAQEQQQSQTKKAQSQQQQKVPSQQTQLLEQELQREDSMSPTNMDLILDQTDKSEPELTLADETAGLDYKNADTSLGNIDDSVAITTITISDVPGNENSNANATIGTITPNARSSGTSRRPVQRRRIRRKAQSTIDDQAEHLTEMSVRGLDLFRYARINEGVYQCTECAKEDLQKTFKNKYSFQRHAFLYHEGKVRKVFPCTLCGKEFSRPDKMKNHLKMAHENFVARDTNSFNPLNYLITAATAEEMQTAIFTASAAVQQQQQQQQQQLAHQQQQQQKQQQHQQRSIIQDDYMDNGVSILNTTPQERDISRPTSPTSAAALLKLQSDLTIKNEIVISPSPSPEPIVTIPANATATPASAAVTKSTNMAMLQAKRITQRLEEVK, from the exons ATGAAGATGGCATCCCAAAGATTTTGTCTACGATGGAATAACCATCAAAGCAATTTACTATCTGTATTCGACCAGCTTCTGCACGCTGAAACGTTTACGGATGTCACGCTGGCCGTGGATGGGCAATATTTGAAAGCACACAAG ATGGTTCTCTCCGCCTGCAGTCCCTATTTCAATGCGCTCTTTGTTAATCATCCTGAGAAGCATCCCATTGTCATTTTGAAGGATGTCCCATATTCTGATATGAAATCTCTTCTTGATTTTATGTATCGCGGCGAAGTTTCTGTCGATCAGGAACGTCTTACCGCCTTCTTGCGCGTTGCGGAATCATTACGCATCAAAGGTTTAACCGAAGTGAATGATGATAAACCATCGCCTGTCGCACCgacgccaccaccaccacagcTCCAACGTATCCAACCATACTTggtgcaacaacagcagcagcaacatcaaCGCAGCAAATCACAAAATAGCCTATTGGCTGGCTCAAGCGCTGGTGCTGGTGGTTTAGCTAGTGCCGCTGCTTTGGCCGGCGGCCAACATGCACAACAACAATCGCTTTTGAGCTCAGCGCTCGCCTCAATGCCGAAACGAAAACGTGGCAGGCCACGAAAATTGTCGGGCAGCTCGAATGGCACCGGCAATGATTATGATGAATTCGAACGTGAAGGCATGATGAAT GACTCCGAAATGGGCGATTGCAAAATGGGGGACTCGTATAGTGGCAATGATGATGGTTCGGATGATAATCAACGCGATGGTGGCGATATGCGCGATCCGAGT gAGAGCCGAGATTCTGCTTCCCACAGCAAGAAATTCAAATCAAAAGACAATAAATCCAAGCAAAATGACAATGACAACAGCACATCGG TGCAATTGATAAATACATCTCCAGAATTATCACAAAGACTATTCGGCTTAATTAAACCCGCGGCCACCGTCCAACCACAGCAACAGTCACAAAATGACCCACAATCAGGACCCACACAAACATCACTCCTTCAATTCAATGAGCAACAGGATGTCACTGCACATCTACCCACCGCCTTAGGCCTAAAAGTGCGCAGTTCACTGCAATTAACTGCTCaaccgcagcagcagcagcagcagcaacagcaacaacagcagaacATCACCAAAAACACCAATTCACTGTTAAAACAACAGTTACGCGCCGGACTGAAAGAAATACCGAATAATAACACAACGACAATTGAACCAATGCCCAGCAGTAATACTGATTTCAGCTGCTCAGCGCTACAATCCCTCGCCAGTGTCGCTGAGCGTCAGACGCCCAACGCAATACAGCCACCATCGGCTAATAATTTGCACCACCAGTTCTTATTGCACATGGCGGCGAATCCCATGTTAAAACCCAGTGCCGATTTCTTCCGACAACAGCAGCATcaggcacaacaacaacaacaaccacaggaGCAATTATCTGCACAAGAGCAGCAACAGTCACAAACTAAGAAGGCGCAATCGCAACAGCAACAGAAAGTGCCGTCCCAGCAAACGCAATTGCTCGAACAGGAGTTGCAGCGCGAGGATAGCATGTCGCCCACAAATATGGATCTCATACTCGATCAGACTGACAAGTCAGAGCCAGAATTGACGCTAGCCGATGAGACAGCCGGGTTGGATTACAAAAACGCCGACACATCACTGGGTAACATTGATGACTCTGTCGctattacaacaataacaataagtgATGTGCCGGGCAATGAGAACTCGAATGCAAACGCTACGATTGGAACGATAACACCGAATGCACGCTCAAGTGGCACAAGCCGCCGCCCAGTACAACGACGACGGATACGCCGCAAAGCGCAATCCACAATCGATGACCAAGCCGAGCACTTGACCGAGATGTCAGTGCGTGGGCTCGATCTCTTCCGATATGCGCGCATCAACGAAGGCGTCTATCAGTGCACCGAGTGCGCCAAAGAGGACTTGCAAAAgactttcaaaaacaaatacagttTCCAGCGACATGCCTTCCTCTATCACGAGGGTAAGGTGCGCAAAGTGTTTCCATGCACATTGTGCGGCAAAGAGTTCTCACGACCGGATAAAATGAAGAATCATCTAAAGATGGCGCATGAGAATTTCGTAGCGCGCGACACCAACAGCTTTAATCCGCTAAACTATTTGATTACGGCGGCAACGGCCGAAGAGATGCAAACTGCAATATTCACCGCAAGCGCTgcggtacaacaacaacaacagcagcagcaacagcaacttgcacatcaacagcagcagcaacaaaagcaacaacagcacCAACAAAGATCAATCATACAGGACGATTACATGGATAATGGCGTCAGTATTTTGAATACAACACCGCAGGAGAGGGACATTTCGAGGCCAACATCGCCCACATCAGCGGCGGCGTTACTGAAATTGCAGAGTGACTTAACCATTAAAAATGAGATCGTAATCTCACCGTCGCCCTCACCCGAACCGATAGTGACTATACCAGCGAATGCCACAGCGACGCCGGCAAGTGCAGCCGTAACGAAGTCAACAAATATGGCGATGTTGCAGGCAAAACGTATAACACAAAGACTGGAAGAGGTTAAGTAG